Proteins from a genomic interval of Stenotrophomonas sp. 24(2023):
- the cmk gene encoding (d)CMP kinase, with amino-acid sequence MNPLAPVLTIDGPSGAGKGTISRIIARRMGWHYLDSGALYRAVGVAASWADIDTSDASALVRCTFDTHVQFVEQGESMRVLVNGSDATDELRLETTGALASAIAAIPEVRAALKERQRAFRELPGLVADGRDMGTVIFKDAPYKVFLTASAEERAERRHKQLKDKGVSVSFDDLLREIMARDARDAQRTVAPLKPADDAVLIDTTGIGITDVVARVMDLLPVPAA; translated from the coding sequence ATGAATCCACTCGCTCCCGTCCTGACCATCGACGGCCCGTCAGGGGCCGGCAAGGGTACCATCAGCCGCATCATCGCGCGCCGGATGGGCTGGCATTACCTGGATTCGGGGGCGCTGTACCGCGCCGTGGGCGTGGCCGCCAGCTGGGCCGACATTGATACCTCCGATGCGTCGGCGCTGGTGCGGTGCACCTTCGACACCCATGTTCAGTTTGTTGAACAGGGGGAATCGATGCGGGTCCTGGTCAACGGCTCCGATGCCACCGACGAACTGCGGCTGGAAACCACTGGTGCCCTGGCCTCGGCCATTGCCGCCATTCCCGAGGTCCGCGCGGCCCTGAAGGAGCGCCAGCGCGCATTCAGGGAACTGCCGGGCCTGGTCGCCGACGGCCGCGACATGGGCACGGTCATCTTCAAGGACGCCCCCTACAAGGTGTTCCTGACCGCCAGTGCCGAGGAGCGCGCCGAGCGCCGGCATAAGCAGTTGAAAGACAAGGGGGTTTCTGTTAGCTTTGATGACCTCCTGCGCGAGATCATGGCCCGCGACGCCCGTGATGCTCAGCGTACCGTGGCGCCCCTGAAGCCGGCAGACGATGCCGTCCTCATCGACACCACAGGCATCGGCATCACGGATGTCGTTGCCCGAGTGATGGATCTGCTTCCGGTTCCGGCTGCCTGA